The following proteins are co-located in the Gemmatimonadales bacterium genome:
- the nuoD gene encoding NADH dehydrogenase (quinone) subunit D, protein MSNRLRTVEYALSTPGLDADGRTVQLPLGVGGRKTNEHRAPGHFDENFGAEHMLVNIGPQHPATHGVLRLVIELEGETVLRVIPHIGYLHSGFEKLGEYRHYNQIIPLTDRTDYLSPMANNVCLALAAEKLMGIEVTERCRVLRVIACEMSRIISHLVWLGTTGIDLGAFTPFLWSFQERERIYNLQEAWTGARLTTSVTRVGGMMADVPDGWTDGLREFCRTFPSTLTEVDTMFTRNAIWCGRTQGVGVISADDAINYSLSGPMLRASGVPYDVRKDRPYLDYETYDFDVAIGEHGDIYDRYRVRLEEMWQATRLLEQALDRLERLKGAPLNVDDPRVILPPKSRAMSDMEAMIYHFKQVMEGVKPPVGEAYMGIENPKGELGYYFVSDGTAKPVRWRIRPPSFINLSCLPRLCAGALLSDVIAINASVDIVMGEVDR, encoded by the coding sequence ATGAGCAACCGCCTCCGCACCGTCGAGTACGCGCTCAGCACCCCCGGCCTCGACGCCGACGGCCGCACCGTGCAGCTCCCCCTGGGCGTGGGTGGCCGAAAGACGAACGAGCATCGCGCGCCGGGGCACTTCGACGAGAACTTCGGCGCCGAGCACATGCTGGTGAACATCGGGCCGCAGCACCCGGCGACCCACGGCGTGCTGCGGCTCGTGATCGAGCTCGAGGGCGAGACGGTGCTGCGGGTCATTCCGCACATCGGCTATCTCCACTCGGGCTTCGAGAAGCTCGGGGAGTACCGGCACTACAATCAGATCATCCCGCTCACCGACCGCACCGATTATCTGAGCCCGATGGCGAACAACGTCTGCCTGGCGCTCGCGGCGGAGAAGCTCATGGGGATCGAGGTGACCGAGCGGTGCCGGGTGCTCCGCGTCATCGCCTGCGAGATGAGCCGGATCATTTCGCACCTCGTCTGGCTCGGCACCACGGGCATCGATCTGGGCGCGTTCACCCCGTTCCTCTGGTCGTTCCAGGAGCGGGAGCGCATCTACAACCTGCAGGAGGCTTGGACCGGGGCTCGGCTCACCACCAGCGTGACCCGCGTCGGCGGCATGATGGCCGACGTGCCCGACGGCTGGACCGACGGACTGCGCGAGTTCTGCCGCACGTTTCCGAGCACGTTGACCGAGGTGGACACCATGTTCACCCGAAACGCCATCTGGTGCGGCCGCACCCAGGGCGTGGGTGTCATCTCGGCGGACGATGCGATCAACTATTCGCTCTCGGGGCCGATGCTCCGTGCGAGCGGCGTCCCCTACGACGTGCGGAAGGACCGGCCGTACCTCGACTACGAGACCTACGACTTCGACGTCGCCATCGGCGAGCACGGCGACATTTACGACCGCTACCGGGTGCGGCTCGAGGAGATGTGGCAGGCCACCCGCCTTCTGGAGCAGGCGCTCGATCGGCTCGAGCGGCTCAAGGGCGCGCCGCTCAACGTGGACGACCCCCGCGTGATCCTGCCCCCCAAGAGCCGTGCAATGAGCGACATGGAGGCGATGATCTACCACTTCAAGCAGGTGATGGAGGGGGTGAAGCCGCCGGTCGGCGAAGCGTACATGGGGATCGAAAATCCGAAGGGCGAGCTGGGCTACTACTTTGTCTCGGACGGCACCGCCAAGCCGGTCCGTTGGCGCATCCGCCCGCCGTCATTCATCAACCTGTCGTGCCTGCCCAGACTCTGCGCGGGCGCGCTCCTGTCCGACGTGATCGCGATCAACGCGAGCGTTGACATCGTCATGGGAGAGGTGGATCGATGA
- a CDS encoding NADH-quinone oxidoreductase subunit C has protein sequence MSAVASGTLQPSVPALHEAFGDAVERALVSCGDTIVYVSRERAHDILAWLRDTPGQRFDYLTDVTAVDYRDPERPLEVVYQLRALERRADLRVKVALDKRAPLEVRSVYDLWRGADWLEREVYDMFGVVFAGHPDLRRILMWETYAEGYPLRKDFPLRGHMSRAEQTRQALASNPEAHYSLEELSIAEAFHELPRDMRERLQRGERGYLR, from the coding sequence GTGAGCGCGGTCGCGTCCGGCACCCTCCAGCCGAGCGTCCCCGCGCTGCACGAGGCGTTCGGCGATGCGGTCGAGCGGGCGCTCGTCTCCTGCGGCGACACGATCGTGTACGTCTCGCGCGAGCGTGCGCACGACATTCTCGCGTGGCTCCGCGACACGCCGGGCCAGCGCTTCGACTACCTCACCGACGTGACCGCCGTGGACTATCGCGACCCCGAGCGCCCGCTCGAGGTGGTGTACCAGCTCCGTGCGCTCGAGCGCCGCGCGGACCTCCGAGTGAAGGTGGCGCTCGACAAGCGCGCGCCGCTCGAGGTCCGCTCGGTCTACGATCTCTGGCGCGGAGCGGATTGGCTGGAGCGCGAAGTGTACGACATGTTCGGGGTCGTCTTTGCGGGCCACCCCGATCTCCGCCGCATCCTCATGTGGGAGACCTACGCTGAGGGCTACCCGCTCCGGAAGGATTTTCCGCTGCGGGGCCACATGAGCCGCGCCGAGCAGACCCGACAGGCGCTCGCCTCGAATCCCGAGGCCCACTATTCGCTCGAGGAGCTGTCGATCGCCGAGGCGTTCCACGAGCTGCCGCGCGACATGCGCGAGCGCCTGCAACGCGGTGAGCGGGGGTATCTGCGATGA
- the nuoB gene encoding NADH-quinone oxidoreductase subunit NuoB: MGLTVPPGGVAPGGHAPNGQAELSAVSPNYVTTTLDFLSNWARSNSLWPMPFGTACCAIEFMATAAARFDIARFGMERMSFSPRQADVLICAGRLPFKLAPVIRRVWDQMPQPKWSISMGACASSGGIFDNYAMVQGIDTIIPVDVYVPGCPPRPEGLIYGITLLQKKIRGESFTDDTLREERLVGPSGLFLPPERVDELSEPFGNSVQQTRSGG; the protein is encoded by the coding sequence GTGGGACTGACCGTCCCGCCGGGCGGCGTGGCGCCAGGCGGTCACGCGCCGAACGGCCAGGCCGAGCTCTCCGCCGTCTCGCCCAACTACGTGACGACGACGCTCGACTTTCTCAGCAACTGGGCCCGCTCGAATTCCCTATGGCCGATGCCGTTCGGCACCGCCTGCTGCGCCATCGAGTTCATGGCCACGGCCGCGGCCCGCTTCGACATCGCGCGCTTCGGAATGGAGCGGATGAGCTTCTCGCCCCGCCAGGCCGACGTGCTGATCTGCGCGGGGCGGCTGCCGTTCAAGCTGGCGCCGGTGATTCGCCGGGTCTGGGACCAGATGCCCCAGCCCAAGTGGTCGATCTCGATGGGCGCCTGCGCGTCGTCGGGAGGCATCTTCGATAATTACGCGATGGTGCAGGGGATCGACACCATCATCCCGGTGGACGTGTACGTGCCCGGCTGTCCGCCGCGCCCCGAGGGGCTCATTTACGGGATCACGCTCCTGCAGAAGAAGATCAGAGGCGAGAGCTTCACCGACGACACGCTGCGCGAGGAGCGGCTGGTGGGTCCATCGGGACTTTTCCTGCCGCCCGAGCGGGTGGACGAGCTGTCGGAGCCATTCGGCAACTCGGTGCAGCAGACGAGGTCGGGCGGGTGA
- a CDS encoding NADH-quinone oxidoreductase subunit A — protein sequence MLLPYIPILLLIAFVVGNAIMMLAVSHVLSTYRRTPTKIAPYESGMPPLGDARERFSVKFYLIAMLFIIFDIEVIFLVPWAVAFFGASHGGFGLDPGIVIVDMLVFMAILAVGYVYIWKRGALQWD from the coding sequence ATGCTGCTCCCCTACATTCCGATTTTGCTCCTGATCGCCTTCGTCGTCGGCAACGCGATCATGATGCTGGCGGTCTCGCACGTCCTCTCCACCTACCGGCGTACTCCCACGAAGATCGCTCCTTACGAATCGGGCATGCCGCCGCTGGGCGACGCGCGCGAGCGCTTTTCGGTGAAGTTCTACCTCATCGCGATGCTGTTCATCATCTTCGACATCGAGGTCATCTTCCTGGTGCCCTGGGCCGTGGCGTTCTTCGGCGCGAGCCACGGCGGGTTCGGGCTCGACCCGGGCATCGTGATCGTCGATATGCTCGTCTTCATGGCGATCCTCGCGGTGGGCTACGTCTACATCTGGAAGCGGGGGGCACTCCAGTGGGACTGA
- the dcd gene encoding dCTP deaminase codes for MSIKSDKWIRRMAVEHGMIEPFVQGQVRQCDEQGRKVISYGVSSYGYDMRVAPEFKIFTNVLSAVVDPKAFDSRSFVEFEGDVCIVPPNSFALARSVEYFRIPRNVLTICVGKSTYARCGIITNVTPFEPEWEGYVTLEISNTTPLPARVYANEGICQVLFFEADDDDICERSYRDKQGKYQGQIGVTLPKL; via the coding sequence ATGTCCATCAAGTCCGATAAGTGGATCCGCCGGATGGCAGTTGAACACGGGATGATCGAGCCTTTCGTCCAAGGTCAGGTTCGCCAGTGTGACGAACAAGGCAGAAAAGTCATCTCTTACGGCGTCTCCTCCTACGGCTACGACATGCGGGTGGCGCCGGAGTTCAAGATCTTCACCAACGTCCTGTCCGCCGTCGTTGACCCCAAGGCGTTCGACTCGCGCAGCTTCGTCGAGTTCGAGGGCGACGTGTGCATCGTGCCGCCCAACAGCTTCGCCCTCGCCCGCTCGGTCGAATATTTCCGGATTCCGCGCAACGTGCTCACCATCTGCGTGGGCAAGTCCACCTACGCGCGCTGCGGCATCATCACCAACGTCACGCCGTTCGAGCCCGAGTGGGAGGGCTATGTCACCCTCGAGATCAGCAACACGACGCCGCTACCCGCGCGCGTCTACGCCAACGAGGGCATTTGCCAGGTGCTCTTCTTCGAGGCGGACGACGACGACATCTGCGAGCGCAGCTACCGCGACAAGCAGGGTAAGTACCAGGGACAGATCGGCGTCACGCTGCCCAAGCTCTGA
- a CDS encoding M1 family metallopeptidase — MIRLHLAPLLLGAVLLAASGAPSEAQQPAPGIRAPVADTGIFSPLDLPAGNEFRTASGLPGPRYWQQRADYTIRATLDTAAKRITGSERIRYTNNSPDTLRFVWMQLDQNLFRPGSTGSLLFPPDTRFSARNFPGGFDLTRVAQVSRGTIKAARRGAARPADSAGAELSTRVDGTMMYMALAAPLPPKGVTTFAIDYAFNVPEHGADRMGRDGSLYEIAQWYPRMAVYDDVHGWNTLPYLGQGEFYLEYGDFDYWVTLPAGYIMAGTGTLQNAAQVLTPAERRRLTLAAGSDTTLHIVTEDEIRSGAARPTRSGTQTWHFHAGSVRDVAWAASPEYLWDASGWDGIVTQAYYRPSARATWFEAARMTRFSIREYSTRWFHYPYPQMTSVEGPVTGMEYPMLAMDEAGDTREELYSVATHEIGHMWYPMVVGSDERRYAWMDEGFNTFINTFSEEDYFQRNDAERRRAETARVLELDQGATPQPIMTAANRYLNNDNLGSLAYIKPSIVLLALRNQVLGPTPFDAAFREYTRRWAFKHPQPADFFNTIENVSGENLAWFWRSWFYTTDALDQAVTNVVQRADSDGGTVARITLSNNGAAVMPVDLQLTLADSSTELVKLPVEIWFEGDTYLATVETPKPIVAARVNADGRMPDVAPANDEWHAPVVAGPTPAPPAR, encoded by the coding sequence ATGATCCGCCTGCACCTCGCGCCGCTCCTCCTCGGCGCCGTTCTCCTGGCCGCCTCGGGGGCGCCGAGCGAAGCGCAGCAGCCGGCGCCCGGCATCCGCGCTCCCGTCGCCGACACCGGCATCTTCAGCCCTCTCGATCTCCCGGCCGGCAACGAGTTCCGCACCGCGTCGGGGCTTCCCGGCCCCCGATACTGGCAGCAACGCGCCGATTACACCATCCGCGCCACGCTCGATACGGCGGCCAAGCGCATCACCGGCAGCGAGCGCATCCGCTACACCAACAACTCGCCCGATACGCTCCGCTTCGTCTGGATGCAGCTCGACCAGAACCTCTTCCGCCCCGGCAGCACCGGCTCGCTCCTCTTTCCGCCCGACACTCGCTTCAGCGCCCGGAACTTCCCCGGCGGGTTCGATCTGACACGGGTGGCGCAGGTTTCCAGGGGCACGATCAAGGCGGCGCGGCGCGGCGCCGCCCGCCCGGCCGACTCCGCCGGCGCCGAGCTCTCCACCCGGGTGGACGGCACCATGATGTACATGGCGCTCGCGGCGCCGCTCCCGCCCAAGGGCGTCACCACCTTTGCGATCGACTACGCCTTCAACGTCCCCGAGCACGGGGCCGACCGGATGGGCCGGGACGGCAGCCTCTACGAGATTGCGCAGTGGTATCCGCGGATGGCCGTGTACGACGACGTGCACGGCTGGAACACCCTGCCCTACCTCGGCCAGGGCGAGTTCTACCTCGAGTACGGCGACTTCGACTACTGGGTGACGCTGCCCGCCGGCTACATCATGGCCGGCACCGGCACGCTGCAGAACGCGGCCCAGGTGCTGACGCCGGCCGAACGCCGGCGCCTGACGCTCGCCGCGGGGTCTGACACGACGCTGCACATCGTCACCGAAGACGAGATCAGATCCGGCGCTGCGCGGCCGACCCGGAGCGGCACCCAGACCTGGCACTTCCACGCGGGAAGCGTGCGCGACGTCGCGTGGGCCGCGTCACCCGAATATCTCTGGGACGCGTCCGGGTGGGACGGCATCGTGACGCAGGCGTACTATCGCCCCTCGGCGCGCGCCACCTGGTTCGAGGCGGCCCGGATGACGCGGTTCTCCATCCGGGAGTACAGCACCCGGTGGTTCCACTATCCCTACCCGCAGATGACCTCCGTCGAGGGACCGGTCACCGGCATGGAGTACCCGATGCTGGCAATGGACGAAGCGGGCGACACGCGCGAGGAGCTCTACTCGGTGGCCACCCACGAAATCGGCCACATGTGGTACCCGATGGTGGTGGGCTCCGACGAGCGGCGCTATGCGTGGATGGACGAGGGGTTCAACACGTTCATCAATACGTTTTCCGAAGAGGACTACTTCCAGCGGAACGACGCCGAGCGAAGGCGGGCGGAAACCGCACGGGTGCTGGAGCTCGACCAGGGCGCCACGCCGCAGCCCATCATGACGGCCGCCAACCGGTACCTCAACAACGACAATCTCGGCAGCCTCGCGTACATAAAGCCGTCGATCGTGCTCCTGGCGCTCCGGAACCAGGTGCTGGGCCCAACGCCGTTCGACGCGGCGTTCCGCGAGTACACCCGCCGGTGGGCGTTCAAGCATCCGCAGCCCGCCGATTTCTTCAATACAATAGAGAACGTGTCGGGCGAGAACCTCGCTTGGTTCTGGCGTAGTTGGTTCTATACCACCGACGCGCTGGACCAGGCGGTGACCAACGTGGTGCAACGCGCCGACTCGGACGGCGGCACCGTGGCGCGCATCACGCTCAGCAATAACGGCGCGGCGGTCATGCCGGTGGACTTGCAGCTCACGCTCGCCGACAGCAGCACCGAGCTCGTCAAGCTGCCGGTCGAGATCTGGTTCGAGGGGGATACATACCTCGCCACGGTAGAGACGCCAAAGCCGATCGTCGCCGCGCGCGTCAACGCCGACGGCCGCATGCCCGACGTGGCGCCGGCCAACGACGAATGGCATGCGCCCGTGGTCGCAGGTCCGACGCCCGCGCCGCCAGCCCGATAG
- a CDS encoding succinate dehydrogenase/fumarate reductase iron-sulfur subunit, whose product MNLTLHIWRQAGPDAPGKMVEYAMRDVSPDMSFLEMLDALNEDLIARGEMPVAFDHDCREGICGSCGMMINGVAHGPMKGTATCQLHMRSFPDGAVIHVEPWRARAFPVVKDLVVNRSAFDRIIAAGGFVSERTGAAPDGNAIPIPKDDVEAAMDVAQCIGCGACVAACPNGSASLFTGAKITHLGLLPQGQPERNRRARAMVRQMDAEGFGGCSLYGECQEACPKEISIAAIARMNGDYLRATLRGPAVNGTAAS is encoded by the coding sequence GTGAACCTCACGCTGCATATCTGGCGTCAGGCGGGCCCCGACGCGCCGGGCAAAATGGTCGAGTACGCAATGCGGGACGTGAGCCCCGACATGTCGTTCCTCGAAATGCTCGACGCGCTGAACGAGGATCTGATCGCGCGGGGCGAGATGCCGGTGGCGTTCGACCACGATTGCCGCGAGGGCATCTGCGGGTCCTGCGGCATGATGATCAACGGCGTGGCGCATGGGCCGATGAAGGGAACGGCGACCTGCCAGCTTCACATGCGGAGCTTTCCCGACGGCGCGGTGATTCATGTCGAGCCGTGGCGCGCGCGGGCGTTCCCGGTGGTGAAAGATCTCGTGGTGAACCGCAGTGCCTTCGACCGCATCATCGCCGCGGGTGGGTTCGTCTCGGAGCGCACGGGCGCCGCGCCGGACGGCAACGCGATCCCCATCCCCAAGGACGACGTCGAGGCGGCGATGGACGTGGCGCAGTGCATCGGCTGCGGCGCGTGCGTGGCCGCGTGCCCCAACGGGTCGGCGTCCCTGTTTACCGGAGCCAAGATCACTCACCTGGGCCTGCTGCCGCAGGGCCAGCCCGAGCGCAACCGCCGGGCGCGGGCGATGGTGCGGCAGATGGATGCGGAAGGCTTTGGCGGGTGCAGCCTCTACGGGGAGTGCCAGGAGGCGTGCCCCAAGGAGATCAGTATCGCCGCGATCGCGCGGATGAACGGCGACTACCTGCGGGCGACGCTCCGCGGCCCGGCGGTCAACGGCACCGCGGCATCGTAG
- a CDS encoding fumarate reductase/succinate dehydrogenase flavoprotein subunit, with amino-acid sequence MTLDSAIPSGPIEQKWDRHRFEMKLVNPANKRKHTVLVVGSGLAGASAAATLSELGYRVKCFCFQDSPRRAHSIAAQGGINAAKNYQNDGDSIFRLFYDTVKGGDFRSREANVYRLAQISVNIIDQCVAQGVPFAREYGGLLANRSFGGAQVSRTFYARGQTGQQLLLGAYQALEKQIAAGGITMYPRTEMLDLVVIDGRARGIVTRDLVTGALDVHLGDAVVLGTGGYGNAFYLSTNAKGSNATAIWRAHKRGAAFANPCYTQIHPTCIPVSGHYQSKLTLMSESLRNDGRVWVPKRQGDTRTPDQIPENERDYYLERRYPSFGNLAPRDIASRAAKQVCDEGRGVGPYGLGVYLDFADAIKRLGEQPIRERYGNLFEMYQRITDENPYVVPMRIYPAVHYTMGGLWVDYNLMSTIPGLFVIGEANFSDHGANRLGASALMQGLADGYFIVPATVSNYIASARPAPVTAGHAEARGAMEAVEQRTTRLLGVKGRRTVDAFHRELGKLLWDDCGMARDAEGLSRALASIPALREEFWQNVTVPGSGAELNQGLEKAARVADFFELGELMCRDALHRDESCGVHFREEYQTPDGEALRDDEHFAYVAAWSWRGEGQEPCLLKEPLDFEYVHLATRSYK; translated from the coding sequence ATGACACTCGATTCCGCAATTCCCTCCGGCCCCATCGAGCAGAAGTGGGACAGGCACCGCTTCGAGATGAAGCTGGTGAACCCCGCCAACAAGCGGAAACACACCGTGCTCGTGGTCGGGAGCGGGCTCGCGGGTGCCTCGGCCGCCGCGACGCTGAGCGAGCTGGGGTACCGCGTAAAGTGCTTCTGCTTCCAGGACTCGCCACGGCGCGCGCACAGCATCGCGGCACAGGGCGGAATCAACGCCGCCAAGAACTACCAGAACGACGGCGACAGCATCTTCCGCCTCTTCTACGACACCGTGAAGGGCGGCGATTTCCGCTCGCGCGAGGCCAACGTGTACCGGCTGGCGCAGATCAGCGTCAACATCATCGACCAATGCGTGGCGCAGGGCGTGCCCTTTGCACGGGAGTACGGTGGGCTGCTGGCCAATCGATCGTTCGGTGGTGCGCAGGTGTCGCGCACCTTCTACGCCCGCGGCCAGACCGGCCAGCAGCTGCTGCTCGGCGCGTATCAGGCGCTGGAGAAGCAGATCGCGGCGGGCGGCATCACGATGTATCCCCGCACCGAGATGCTCGACCTCGTGGTCATCGACGGTCGAGCGCGCGGCATCGTCACCCGCGACCTCGTGACCGGAGCGCTGGACGTGCACCTGGGCGACGCCGTCGTACTCGGCACCGGCGGCTACGGCAACGCGTTCTATCTCTCCACCAATGCCAAGGGGTCCAACGCCACCGCCATCTGGCGGGCCCACAAGCGGGGCGCCGCATTCGCCAACCCGTGCTACACCCAGATCCACCCGACCTGCATTCCGGTGAGCGGGCACTACCAGTCCAAGCTCACGCTGATGAGCGAGTCGCTCCGGAACGACGGGCGGGTCTGGGTGCCCAAGCGCCAGGGCGACACCCGTACGCCCGATCAGATCCCCGAGAATGAGCGCGACTACTACCTCGAGCGCCGCTATCCGAGCTTCGGCAACCTCGCGCCGCGCGACATCGCCTCGCGCGCGGCCAAGCAGGTGTGCGACGAGGGCCGCGGCGTCGGCCCCTACGGCCTCGGCGTCTATCTCGACTTCGCCGACGCGATCAAGCGATTGGGCGAGCAGCCGATCCGCGAGCGCTATGGCAACCTGTTCGAGATGTACCAGCGGATCACCGACGAGAATCCCTACGTCGTGCCGATGCGGATCTACCCCGCGGTCCACTACACGATGGGCGGGCTCTGGGTGGACTACAACCTGATGAGCACGATCCCGGGGCTCTTCGTGATCGGCGAGGCGAACTTCTCGGATCACGGCGCCAACCGGCTCGGCGCGAGCGCGCTCATGCAGGGGCTGGCCGACGGGTACTTCATCGTGCCCGCCACCGTGAGCAACTACATCGCGAGCGCCCGGCCCGCACCGGTGACGGCCGGCCACGCCGAGGCACGCGGCGCCATGGAAGCAGTGGAGCAGCGCACGACGCGGCTCCTGGGCGTGAAGGGGCGCCGCACGGTAGACGCGTTCCATCGCGAGTTGGGCAAGCTGCTCTGGGACGACTGCGGCATGGCCCGCGACGCGGAAGGCCTTTCACGCGCGCTCGCAAGTATCCCCGCGCTCCGGGAGGAGTTCTGGCAGAACGTGACGGTGCCGGGGAGCGGCGCCGAGCTCAACCAGGGGCTGGAGAAAGCGGCGCGCGTGGCCGACTTCTTCGAGCTCGGCGAGCTCATGTGTCGCGACGCGCTCCACCGCGACGAGTCGTGCGGCGTGCATTTCCGCGAGGAATACCAGACCCCTGACGGCGAGGCGCTGCGCGACGACGAGCACTTTGCCTACGTGGCCGCGTGGAGCTGGCGCGGCGAGGGGCAGGAGCCGTGCCTCCTCAAGGAACCGCTCGACTTCGAGTACGTGCACCTGGCGACGCGGAGCTACAAGTGA
- a CDS encoding succinate dehydrogenase cytochrome b subunit, translated as MTATGSAGVPLPRRAVGPVLAFWQSSVGKKAVMAVTGLIWVAYLITHVLANLLVFSGPTRINAYSAFLHSTGLALWVPRLILMAALVLHIVAAYQLARRRQAARPVGYVQREPQVSTFASRTIRWGGVLILIFIIIHLLQFTTGTILPGFIEGDPYRNVLTGFHNPVVVVFYLIALAALGLHLYHGVWSSGRSLGAAPAEPNTFRRPVAVVLAVFIWLGFTIIPIAVFFGWIGGPR; from the coding sequence GTGACCGCCACCGGCTCGGCCGGCGTCCCGCTCCCCCGGCGTGCGGTGGGCCCCGTGCTCGCCTTCTGGCAGAGCTCGGTGGGGAAGAAGGCGGTGATGGCGGTGACCGGCCTCATCTGGGTCGCCTACCTCATCACCCACGTGCTGGCGAACCTGCTGGTCTTCTCCGGGCCCACGCGCATCAACGCCTACAGCGCGTTCCTGCACAGCACCGGGCTCGCGCTGTGGGTTCCGCGGCTCATCCTGATGGCGGCGCTGGTGCTCCACATCGTGGCCGCATACCAGCTCGCGCGGCGGCGGCAGGCGGCGCGCCCGGTGGGCTACGTGCAGCGCGAGCCGCAGGTCTCGACGTTCGCCTCGCGCACCATCCGCTGGGGTGGCGTGCTCATCCTCATCTTCATCATCATCCACCTGCTCCAGTTCACCACCGGCACGATTCTCCCCGGCTTCATCGAGGGCGACCCCTACCGGAACGTGCTCACCGGATTCCACAACCCGGTGGTCGTGGTGTTCTACCTCATCGCGCTCGCGGCGCTGGGCCTGCATCTGTACCACGGCGTGTGGAGCAGCGGCCGCTCGCTCGGTGCAGCGCCGGCCGAGCCGAATACGTTCCGCCGGCCCGTGGCGGTGGTGCTGGCGGTGTTCATCTGGCTCGGCTTCACGATCATTCCGATCGCGGTGTTCTTCGGCTGGATCGGCGGCCCGCGATGA
- the mdh gene encoding malate dehydrogenase, with amino-acid sequence MLEKIAVVGAGNVGATAAQRVAEKSLARTVVMIDVIEGVPQGKALDQWQSAPIEGFDTRVAGGQTYDAAAGAELFIVTAGIARKPGMSRDDLVKTNAGIVRSVAEQIKRVAPSSIVIVVSNPLDVMCYVAMRATGFPRERVIGMAGVLDTARYRMFLAEALDVSVEDIQAMVLGGHGDTMVPLVSYTTVSGIPVSQLLPKTKLDAIVDRTRNGGAEIVAFLKTGSAYYAPSAAAVQMVEAIALDKRRILPCAAWLQGEYGLRDVFCGVPCKLGRRGLEQVIEVTLTEAERAALFKSAEAVRSTQATLEAA; translated from the coding sequence ATGCTCGAAAAGATCGCGGTGGTCGGGGCAGGTAATGTCGGGGCCACCGCGGCGCAACGCGTGGCCGAAAAATCCCTCGCGCGCACCGTCGTCATGATCGATGTGATCGAGGGCGTGCCGCAGGGCAAGGCGCTGGATCAGTGGCAATCGGCGCCGATCGAGGGGTTCGACACCCGCGTCGCCGGCGGTCAGACCTATGACGCCGCCGCGGGCGCCGAGCTCTTCATCGTGACCGCCGGCATTGCCCGCAAACCGGGCATGAGCCGCGACGACCTGGTCAAGACCAACGCCGGCATCGTGCGTTCCGTGGCCGAGCAGATCAAGCGGGTGGCGCCGAGCAGCATCGTCATCGTCGTCTCGAACCCGCTCGACGTGATGTGCTACGTGGCCATGCGCGCCACCGGCTTTCCGCGCGAGCGCGTCATCGGCATGGCCGGCGTGCTCGACACGGCACGCTACCGGATGTTTCTGGCCGAGGCGCTCGACGTGTCGGTGGAGGACATCCAGGCGATGGTCCTCGGTGGCCACGGCGACACAATGGTGCCGCTCGTCTCCTACACCACGGTCTCGGGGATTCCCGTCAGCCAGCTCCTCCCCAAGACCAAGCTCGACGCCATCGTCGACCGCACGCGAAACGGCGGCGCCGAAATCGTGGCGTTCCTCAAGACCGGCTCGGCGTACTACGCGCCGAGCGCCGCAGCGGTGCAGATGGTGGAAGCAATCGCACTCGACAAGCGGCGCATCCTTCCATGCGCGGCGTGGCTGCAAGGCGAGTACGGGCTCCGCGACGTCTTCTGCGGCGTGCCCTGCAAGTTGGGCCGGCGCGGACTGGAGCAGGTGATCGAGGTGACGCTCACCGAAGCGGAGCGCGCCGCGCTGTTCAAATCGGCCGAGGCGGTGCGGAGCACGCAGGCCACCCTGGAGGCCGCGTGA